In Candidatus Aenigmatarchaeota archaeon, the genomic window AAATCTTCTATACTTGATACTGATTATTTTATTGGTATTGGTGTTTGTATGGTAATAAAAAAATCTCCATGGATAACACTGGTCAATTGTAGCGAATGTAATGGGTGTTCAATTGAATGTTTGCCTCTAATAACACCAAGGTATGACATAGAAAGGTTGGGCGTATTATTGAAAGCATCGCCTAGACATGCTGACATACTTCTTGTCGGCGGGCCAACAAATGAAAAAACTAAGCATATTTTAAGAAGTGTTTATGACCAAATGCCGAAAGATAAAAAAGTTATAGCTGTTGGAAATTGTGCTATTACTGGATGCGTATTTAAGGACAGTTACTGTGTAAAGCAAAGAGTTGATGAAGTTATCCCAGTTGATATGTATATACCAGGATGCCCCCCAAGACCCGAGGAAATAATGTTTGGGATAATAAAATTATTGGGTGATGGAAATAAGAATAAAAGAAATAAAAAATGAGGAATTCAAGATAGAAATGGAAAAAATGAAGGATAGGAGATTGATAGCTATAGTAGGTGTTGATGAAGGAAAGGACTTGTCAGTATATTATATATTTGATGGAGAAAATGATGTTGATTCAATCAAAATAAAAGTTCCGGAAAAAAAACCAAAAATACCTACAATTATTTTCAACTTTCCATCAGCAGAATTGTACGAGAGAGAAGTTCACGATTTTTTTGGAATAGAATTTGAGGGCAATCCCAATTTACATGAGAAATTGTTTTTACCACAAGATTACAGGGGTAAACCACCGCTTTTGAGGAGAGGGGATTAAATGCACGATTTTTCATTACCAATAGGACCAGTAAATCCTTCAATAAAGGAGCCCACATGTCTAAAGTTAGAATTGTCCGGTGAAATTATAAGGTCTGCAAAATTACAACTAGGTTATGCTCACAAAGGAATAGAACATTTACTGGAAGATAAAAGGATAGAACAGGCTCTTTACATATCTGAAAGAATATGTGGTATATGCTCATTCTGCCACAGCAACTGCTTCAACTTAAGTATAGAAAAAATGCTGAATTTTGATCCCACAAAAAGGGTGAAGTATATAAGAACACTTGTAGCTGAACTTGAAAGAATACAATCACATACTCTTTGGATGGGTTTTATGTTTCATGAGTTTGGTTTCAATTCAATGTTTCAATATTTATTGAGAGATAGAGAACATATCTTAGAAATATTTGAAAAATTTACCGGAGGCAGAGTCCATCATGCTATAAACAAACCTAAAACTGTCAGATACGATTTAACCGAAGATGATTCAAAATTCATAATCAATAAAATGAATATAATTGAAAAGGAATTTAAAAAATATCTTGAAATGGTTAAAAAAGATGAAACAATAAAAAGAAGACTTATTGAAATAGGAACTATAACAAAGGATAAAGCAATAAAATATTGCCTTGTTGGGCCAACTGCAAGAGCTTCAGGTATAAACAATGATATAAGAATAAAGCATCCATATGATGCATATCCATTTATTGAATTTGATGTAATAATTGACGATAATGGTGATGCTTATTCAAGATTGTGTTTGAGATTGTTGGAGGTGCTTGAATCAATAAAAATAATAAGACAGATCATAAGAGATTTACCAAAAGAAGAAATACCAAAACCCCAATTGGTTTTCATAGAAAAGGGTTTTTCAACAGCCCAAGTTGAAGCTCCCAGAGGAGAGAAT contains:
- a CDS encoding NADH-quinone oxidoreductase subunit C, which encodes MEIRIKEIKNEEFKIEMEKMKDRRLIAIVGVDEGKDLSVYYIFDGENDVDSIKIKVPEKKPKIPTIIFNFPSAELYEREVHDFFGIEFEGNPNLHEKLFLPQDYRGKPPLLRRGD
- a CDS encoding nickel-dependent hydrogenase large subunit encodes the protein MHDFSLPIGPVNPSIKEPTCLKLELSGEIIRSAKLQLGYAHKGIEHLLEDKRIEQALYISERICGICSFCHSNCFNLSIEKMLNFDPTKRVKYIRTLVAELERIQSHTLWMGFMFHEFGFNSMFQYLLRDREHILEIFEKFTGGRVHHAINKPKTVRYDLTEDDSKFIINKMNIIEKEFKKYLEMVKKDETIKRRLIEIGTITKDKAIKYCLVGPTARASGINNDIRIKHPYDAYPFIEFDVIIDDNGDAYSRLCLRLLEVLESIKIIRQIIRDLPKEEIPKPQLVFIEKGFSTAQVEAPRGENFYFTIVKNNKIDRVKIRTPTFANINIIPSLLEGRNISDVPIILHSIDPCFSCMERILIIKDKKREVLNEHDFLHKYCDHHH
- the nuoB gene encoding NADH-quinone oxidoreductase subunit NuoB — protein: KSSILDTDYFIGIGVCMVIKKSPWITLVNCSECNGCSIECLPLITPRYDIERLGVLLKASPRHADILLVGGPTNEKTKHILRSVYDQMPKDKKVIAVGNCAITGCVFKDSYCVKQRVDEVIPVDMYIPGCPPRPEEIMFGIIKLLGDGNKNKRNKK